A single region of the Halobacterium wangiae genome encodes:
- the glmS gene encoding glutamine--fructose-6-phosphate transaminase (isomerizing), translating to MCGIIGYVGTDEALPILADGLKNLEYRGYDSAGVALVNRDGIEVHKQAGEIDDLVLPDSSPETLGIGHTRWSTHGKPTDANAHPHVDCTGDVAVVHNGIIENYADLKAELREDGHEFTSETDTEVVPHMVEDELADGMSLPDAVATVVSRLEGSFALGVVAPGYDGIVATRRGSPLVVGHGESGNFIASDVPAFIEHTRQVSYIEDGDIAHVTPAGVSVEQDGEPVDRDVETVEWEAEAAEKGGYDHYMIKEIHEQPSALRQAISGRLDELHGDVDLDIDLPAEYLQSLEEIQIVACGTSYHAGLFAARLFEEYASVRASVEIASEYKFTGGRDPWRTLVVAVTQSGETADTLSALRRADQSGARTLAVTNTVGSTVTREADHSLYIRAGPEIGVAASKTFASQVATLTLLGVYLGRRRDTLGSSAASEILSNVRGLPGAVQQVLDDEDLVLEVAEEYADGDAFFFIGRGLGYPVALEGALKLKEISYDHAEGFAAGELKHGPLALVTPDTPTLAVLTDGTRPSETLNNVKEVESRGSPVVGCSSLEADEDLLDARFDVPELGVMEPLVANVYLQLFAYHVANLKGRSIDKPRNLAKSVTVE from the coding sequence ATGTGTGGTATCATCGGCTACGTCGGCACCGACGAAGCGCTCCCCATCCTCGCTGACGGTCTGAAGAACCTGGAGTACCGCGGGTACGACTCAGCGGGCGTCGCACTCGTGAACCGCGACGGGATCGAGGTCCACAAGCAGGCCGGTGAGATCGACGATCTGGTTCTGCCAGACTCCTCGCCGGAGACCCTCGGAATCGGTCACACTCGCTGGAGTACGCACGGGAAGCCGACGGACGCGAACGCCCACCCGCACGTCGATTGCACTGGCGACGTGGCTGTCGTCCACAACGGCATCATCGAGAACTACGCTGACCTAAAGGCCGAACTCCGCGAAGACGGCCACGAGTTCACGAGCGAGACCGACACCGAGGTCGTCCCCCACATGGTCGAGGACGAACTCGCGGATGGGATGTCGCTCCCCGACGCCGTCGCAACCGTCGTTTCTCGTCTGGAGGGGAGTTTCGCACTCGGCGTCGTCGCGCCGGGCTACGACGGAATCGTCGCGACCCGTCGTGGTAGCCCGCTGGTCGTCGGTCACGGTGAGAGCGGGAACTTCATCGCGAGCGACGTTCCAGCATTCATCGAGCACACGCGCCAGGTGTCGTACATCGAAGACGGCGACATCGCACACGTCACGCCGGCCGGTGTCAGCGTCGAACAGGACGGCGAGCCCGTCGACCGCGACGTCGAAACAGTCGAGTGGGAGGCCGAAGCCGCAGAGAAGGGTGGCTACGACCACTACATGATCAAGGAGATCCACGAGCAACCCAGCGCACTCCGGCAGGCGATCTCGGGGCGCCTCGACGAACTCCACGGCGACGTCGATCTGGACATCGACCTCCCCGCCGAGTATCTCCAGTCTCTAGAGGAGATCCAGATTGTCGCCTGCGGGACATCCTACCACGCGGGGCTGTTCGCAGCACGGCTCTTCGAGGAGTACGCCTCCGTTCGGGCGTCAGTCGAGATCGCCAGCGAGTACAAGTTCACGGGAGGCCGCGATCCGTGGCGCACGCTGGTCGTCGCAGTCACGCAGAGCGGGGAGACGGCGGACACCCTGTCCGCGCTCCGGAGGGCTGACCAGAGCGGCGCGCGGACGCTCGCGGTGACGAACACCGTCGGTAGCACGGTGACCCGGGAGGCCGATCACTCGCTGTACATCCGCGCTGGCCCGGAGATCGGCGTCGCCGCGTCGAAGACGTTCGCTTCGCAGGTCGCGACGCTCACGTTGCTCGGTGTCTACCTGGGGCGACGCCGGGATACACTCGGTTCGAGTGCAGCCAGCGAGATCTTATCGAACGTCCGCGGTCTCCCCGGCGCGGTCCAGCAAGTTCTCGACGACGAGGACCTAGTGCTGGAGGTCGCCGAGGAGTACGCGGACGGAGACGCGTTCTTCTTCATCGGACGCGGACTCGGCTACCCCGTGGCGCTCGAGGGGGCGCTGAAGCTCAAAGAGATCTCCTACGACCACGCCGAAGGGTTCGCCGCTGGCGAACTCAAACACGGCCCGCTCGCGCTCGTAACACCAGACACGCCGACGCTCGCTGTGCTGACGGACGGGACGCGGCCCAGCGAGACGCTGAACAACGTCAAGGAAGTCGAGTCTCGGGGTTCACCCGTCGTCGGTTGCTCGTCCTTGGAGGCGGATGAGGACTTGCTCGACGCGCGCTTCGACGTACCCGAACTCGGCGTCATGGAACCGCTCGTCGCGAACGTGTATCTCCAGTTGTTCGCGTACCACGTTGCCAACCTGAAGGGGCGGTCGATCGACAAACCGCGGAATCTGGCTAAGAGCGTCACTGTGGAGTAA
- the glmU gene encoding bifunctional sugar-1-phosphate nucleotidylyltransferase/acetyltransferase, whose product MKAVVLAAGEGTRLEPLTAVRPKPMLPVANKPLLEHVVEAAADAGIDEVVLVVGYKRERIQNYFGDGDDWDVDIEYVVQEKQLGTGHAVLQAEDAVGDEFVVLNGDLIMDGESISRLVERYEATGETVMSVIRSDQPSAYGVVQLDGNTVTNVVEKPPQYTDPSNLVNAGAYAFDRSIFDVIRRTDSDGERAITDTLAELAEEERVLAVRFQGRWLDVSHLWDLLSVNARVLDRVGKVVTESTSIHETALVAGNTVVDQDTYVRPNASVLPGVAIGPNVEVGANAVLSNAVVLADATIEAGAVVTDCIVSENATIGANTTIAGGDADVVVNGEYYEDVRLGGVVGDNASLGGGANLAPGTVVGNGADVKTGASVSGRIDPGAVVRRG is encoded by the coding sequence ATGAAGGCAGTCGTTCTCGCGGCCGGCGAGGGGACGCGACTCGAACCCCTCACTGCCGTCCGCCCGAAACCGATGCTCCCCGTAGCGAACAAACCGCTCCTGGAGCACGTCGTTGAGGCTGCGGCCGACGCCGGCATCGACGAGGTCGTGCTGGTCGTGGGGTACAAGCGCGAACGTATCCAGAACTACTTCGGCGACGGCGACGACTGGGACGTGGACATAGAGTACGTCGTCCAGGAGAAACAGCTCGGTACCGGACACGCAGTACTCCAGGCTGAGGACGCCGTCGGCGACGAGTTCGTCGTGCTGAACGGCGACCTCATCATGGACGGCGAGTCAATCTCGCGACTCGTGGAGCGCTACGAGGCCACCGGCGAAACGGTGATGAGCGTCATTCGGTCGGACCAGCCGAGTGCGTACGGGGTCGTCCAACTCGACGGGAACACGGTCACGAACGTCGTGGAGAAACCGCCGCAGTACACCGACCCCTCGAATCTGGTGAACGCTGGTGCGTACGCGTTCGACCGGTCTATCTTCGACGTCATCCGACGAACGGACTCCGACGGAGAACGCGCTATCACCGACACCCTCGCCGAGCTCGCCGAGGAGGAGCGCGTCCTGGCGGTCCGGTTCCAGGGCCGGTGGCTGGACGTCTCACACCTCTGGGACCTCCTCTCGGTGAACGCACGTGTACTCGACCGTGTTGGAAAAGTTGTCACCGAGAGCACGTCGATCCACGAGACGGCACTCGTCGCCGGAAACACTGTCGTCGACCAGGATACCTACGTCCGACCGAACGCTTCAGTCCTCCCCGGTGTCGCTATCGGGCCGAACGTGGAGGTGGGTGCGAACGCGGTACTCTCGAACGCGGTGGTCCTCGCGGACGCCACTATCGAGGCTGGCGCCGTGGTCACTGACTGCATCGTCAGTGAGAACGCGACCATCGGCGCGAACACGACCATCGCGGGGGGCGACGCCGACGTCGTCGTGAACGGTGAGTACTACGAGGACGTTCGCCTCGGCGGCGTCGTCGGCGACAACGCCAGTCTCGGTGGAGGCGCGAATCTCGCTCCCGGAACGGTCGTCGGGAACGGGGCCGACGTGAAGACCGGAGCGTCTGTATCGGGCCGCATCGATCCGGGAGCCGTCGTCAGGAGGGGGTAA
- the glmU gene encoding bifunctional sugar-1-phosphate nucleotidylyltransferase/acetyltransferase, producing MKAVVVAAGEGTRMRPLTARRPKPLLPVAGRPIVEHVMDACADLVDGYVLVVGYRGDQMRDRIGEEFAGHPVTYTEQTEQLGTAHAIGQAADYVDERFLALNGDVLLTEELVTALAETPANAMAVKRVDDPSSFGVVDVEDGSVTGIVEKPDDPPSNLANLGVYAFESDIFDYIKATDLSERGEYEITDSLGSLVADGERVDAVEYDGAWLDVGRPWDLLDANETLLADLDDDRRGTIEEGATIHGPAVVEEGARIRAGAYVEGPVLIQSGADVGPNAYVRGSTVVGRDVRVGNAVEVKNSILMADTAVGHLSYVGDSILGEDVNFGAGTKVANLRHDDEAVEMRVKGEPVDTGRRKLGVVVGDGTKTGINASINAGVKLGANTTTPPGKPITRDTDSQL from the coding sequence ATGAAAGCGGTCGTCGTCGCTGCAGGCGAGGGTACGCGGATGCGACCGCTGACAGCGAGACGCCCGAAACCTCTCCTGCCGGTCGCCGGCCGTCCCATCGTCGAACACGTCATGGACGCCTGCGCGGACCTCGTGGACGGCTACGTGCTGGTCGTGGGCTACCGTGGCGACCAGATGCGGGACCGAATCGGCGAGGAGTTCGCCGGCCACCCCGTGACGTACACCGAACAGACGGAACAACTCGGTACCGCCCACGCGATCGGGCAGGCGGCCGACTACGTCGACGAGCGCTTCCTCGCGCTGAACGGCGACGTGCTGCTCACCGAGGAACTGGTGACGGCGCTCGCGGAGACGCCCGCGAACGCGATGGCGGTCAAGCGCGTCGACGACCCTTCTTCGTTCGGAGTCGTCGACGTCGAAGACGGCAGTGTGACGGGTATCGTCGAGAAGCCAGACGACCCACCGTCGAATCTCGCTAACCTCGGCGTGTACGCGTTCGAATCGGACATCTTCGACTACATCAAAGCCACGGACCTGAGCGAGCGCGGCGAGTACGAGATCACCGACTCGCTCGGGTCCCTGGTCGCGGACGGCGAACGCGTGGACGCCGTCGAGTACGACGGTGCGTGGCTCGACGTCGGGCGTCCGTGGGACCTCCTCGATGCAAACGAGACGCTGCTCGCGGACCTCGATGACGACCGTCGCGGAACTATCGAAGAGGGAGCTACCATCCACGGTCCTGCCGTCGTCGAGGAGGGTGCCCGCATTCGAGCGGGCGCGTACGTAGAAGGTCCAGTGCTGATTCAGTCAGGTGCGGACGTCGGACCGAACGCCTACGTCCGCGGGTCGACAGTGGTCGGACGGGACGTTCGCGTCGGCAACGCCGTCGAGGTGAAGAACTCGATACTGATGGCCGACACTGCTGTCGGCCACCTCTCATACGTCGGCGACTCCATCCTCGGGGAGGACGTGAACTTCGGTGCCGGAACCAAAGTCGCGAACCTGCGCCACGACGACGAGGCTGTCGAGATGCGGGTGAAGGGCGAACCCGTGGACACCGGTCGGAGAAAGCTCGGTGTCGTCGTCGGAGACGGGACGAAGACCGGCATCAACGCGAGCATCAACGCCGGCGTGAAACTCGGGGCGAACACGACGACGCCCCCCGGAAAGCCTATCACGCGCGATACGGATTCTCAGCTATGA
- a CDS encoding NAD-dependent epimerase/dehydratase family protein yields MSDTVTVGVTGAGGYLGSHVTRTLLDAGHDVVPVDDFSNGDVQSVGGREVADVDVRDRDALSRVFEGVDAVVHLAAVSDVETCEQRPGAAFDVNVGGTENVAWLCRERGVPLSFAGSVAVFGEPETFPLAPGTRRDPLNLYGVTKQMSEDDIHSLATRSFPAHVFLMANLFGAHETDGDLVRKRTVIDIFVDAARNREPLTVYDPGTQARNFVHVADVADAYRLSVEALVGDDPGATTYTLGTGEVLSVLKIAELVQNAAEAELGYRPEIERVENPRDEAIAEQFSMETGPITEDLGFESSRSVEDTVRRLMRA; encoded by the coding sequence ATGTCGGACACTGTGACCGTCGGCGTGACGGGTGCCGGTGGCTACCTCGGTTCCCACGTCACGCGGACGTTGCTCGACGCCGGTCACGACGTCGTTCCCGTCGACGACTTCAGTAACGGGGATGTGCAGTCTGTCGGCGGACGCGAGGTAGCGGACGTCGACGTTCGCGACAGGGACGCGCTCTCTCGGGTTTTCGAGGGCGTAGACGCCGTCGTTCACCTCGCTGCCGTCAGCGACGTGGAGACGTGCGAGCAGCGACCTGGGGCGGCGTTCGACGTGAACGTCGGTGGGACGGAGAACGTCGCGTGGCTCTGCCGGGAGCGCGGCGTCCCGCTCTCGTTCGCCGGGAGCGTCGCGGTCTTCGGGGAGCCGGAGACGTTTCCGCTGGCTCCCGGGACTCGGCGCGACCCCCTGAATCTCTACGGCGTGACCAAGCAGATGAGTGAGGACGACATCCACTCGCTGGCTACGCGGTCGTTTCCCGCACACGTCTTCCTGATGGCGAACCTCTTCGGCGCCCACGAGACGGACGGCGACCTCGTTCGGAAGCGGACGGTCATCGACATCTTCGTCGACGCGGCACGGAACCGCGAGCCCCTGACAGTGTACGACCCTGGAACGCAAGCACGGAACTTCGTCCACGTCGCCGACGTGGCTGACGCCTACCGACTGTCGGTCGAGGCGCTCGTCGGGGACGACCCCGGTGCGACGACATACACGCTGGGGACCGGCGAAGTGTTGTCTGTCCTGAAAATCGCGGAACTCGTCCAGAACGCTGCCGAGGCGGAACTCGGCTATCGGCCCGAGATCGAGCGCGTCGAGAACCCTCGCGACGAGGCTATCGCCGAACAGTTCTCGATGGAGACTGGCCCGATTACCGAGGACCTCGGGTTCGAATCGAGCCGTTCTGTCGAGGACACCGTTCGGAGGTTGATGCGGGCATGA
- the aglJ gene encoding S-layer glycoprotein N-glycosyltransferase AglJ, with translation MTDYEDVCALVPTRNEAKTIGDVVDGLHDVGIDHVLVVDGHSTDDTAEIARERGARVVDQTGTGKGQAVRQGVEHIEQEYVILLDGDGTNPPEQAPRLLDPLVTGDADHVIGDRTADMQPGAMSRLNQVGNRIINAAFRRIHGEDYGDILSGYRAFTRDSFEQMFLSAEGFGIETEMAVECARHDIPVEVVPTTYRPRPDGSETNLHPISDGGRIIVTLYSLAKTSNPLFYFGSIGAIFGAVGVAIATYVAYDWFINGISHEALTVVGGVSVLFGLQLLMFGLLSDLVVTLHREQSRRLEELRD, from the coding sequence ATGACCGACTACGAGGACGTGTGCGCCCTCGTTCCCACCCGGAACGAAGCCAAAACTATCGGCGACGTCGTCGACGGCCTCCACGACGTCGGCATCGATCACGTTCTCGTCGTCGACGGCCACTCGACGGACGACACGGCCGAAATCGCCCGTGAGCGCGGCGCCCGCGTCGTCGACCAGACCGGCACCGGCAAGGGCCAGGCCGTCCGCCAGGGCGTCGAACACATCGAACAGGAGTACGTAATTCTCCTCGATGGCGACGGGACGAACCCGCCGGAGCAGGCGCCGCGCCTCCTCGACCCGCTCGTCACCGGCGACGCCGACCACGTCATCGGCGACCGCACGGCCGACATGCAACCGGGCGCGATGTCGCGGCTGAACCAGGTGGGCAACCGCATCATCAACGCCGCGTTCCGTCGCATCCACGGCGAGGACTACGGCGACATCCTCTCCGGCTACCGCGCGTTCACGCGGGACTCCTTCGAGCAGATGTTCCTCTCCGCGGAGGGCTTCGGCATCGAGACGGAGATGGCCGTCGAGTGCGCGCGCCACGACATCCCCGTCGAAGTCGTACCCACCACGTACAGGCCGCGTCCAGACGGCTCGGAGACGAACCTCCACCCCATCTCCGACGGCGGGCGCATCATCGTCACGCTGTACAGCCTCGCGAAGACGTCGAACCCGCTGTTCTACTTCGGCAGCATCGGCGCCATCTTCGGCGCCGTCGGCGTGGCCATCGCCACGTACGTCGCCTACGACTGGTTCATCAACGGCATCTCCCACGAGGCGCTCACCGTCGTCGGCGGCGTCAGCGTGCTCTTCGGCCTCCAGTTACTGATGTTCGGACTGCTCTCGGATCTCGTCGTGACGCTCCACCGCGAGCAGAGCCGGCGCCTCGAAGAGCTCCGCGACTAG
- a CDS encoding VOC family protein, which yields MLTALDELALEVLFVDRAATFYETHLGLDGTQGDHEARYEIGDTTLVLREPSTVPRGGVHVHYAFSTPPDRYDEWYDRLEDDFDLAEFDFGAARSLYFDDPDGHCVEIGTGGADGDAALTGVFEVVLEVEDLDRSEALYRDLGFGVVDRGDQRRRVRLTGPVDLELWEPQRGIADARGAVHADLAFTTGDPGGAAAAVADRVCDVADVEPGVRVQDPDGHYVTFVPE from the coding sequence ATGCTCACGGCGCTCGACGAACTCGCACTCGAGGTGCTCTTCGTCGACCGCGCAGCGACGTTCTACGAGACCCACCTCGGTCTCGACGGCACCCAGGGCGACCACGAGGCGCGCTACGAAATCGGGGACACGACGCTTGTGCTGCGCGAACCCTCGACGGTCCCCCGGGGTGGCGTCCACGTCCACTACGCGTTCTCGACGCCGCCCGACCGCTACGACGAGTGGTACGACCGCCTCGAGGACGACTTCGACCTCGCGGAGTTCGACTTCGGCGCCGCGCGCTCGCTGTACTTCGACGACCCGGACGGCCACTGCGTCGAGATCGGAACCGGCGGAGCGGACGGCGACGCGGCGCTCACGGGCGTCTTCGAAGTCGTCCTCGAAGTCGAGGACCTCGACCGCTCGGAAGCGCTCTACCGCGACCTCGGCTTCGGCGTCGTCGACCGCGGCGACCAGCGCCGCCGCGTCCGACTCACCGGCCCTGTCGACCTCGAACTCTGGGAGCCCCAGCGCGGCATCGCCGACGCCCGCGGCGCCGTCCACGCGGACCTCGCGTTCACTACGGGCGACCCGGGAGGTGCAGCAGCGGCGGTCGCCGACCGGGTCTGCGACGTCGCGGACGTCGAACCGGGAGTGCGAGTGCAGGACCCCGACGGCCACTACGTGACGTTCGTTCCGGAGTGA
- a CDS encoding RNA-guided endonuclease InsQ/TnpB family protein produces the protein MKRTNTFEVVPQSDADKELLRHLLDASAALWNEINYERRENYADPDGEVWEISEYRGRYGGTLGASTVQQIERKNREAWKSFFALKKKGEANGRPGYWGNADDGRELRTYIRNTSYSIEWGEHSRLEILVGQDVKDEYGLGYCERLSLEVRGDPNWKEYNKQGRLELFWDENAQTFRAFQPVTINTSRLAHPLASEEAALDIGANNLVACTTTTGQQYLYEESDLFERFRKTTREIARLQSLLSDGQYSSHRIRRLYRRRTRRRDHAQDALVRDLIEQLHTEGISTVYVGALRNVLDAHWSVRANAKTHNFWAFRAFVKRLACTAEEYGVSVEVRSEAWTSQECPQCGSTDRTTRHHDTLTCPCGFEGHADLTASATFLKRQQNPSSPAQQTRLSMPHNRQTNVARPMARPVRLKWDDHEWSESPHSCSNEERTNPQVASVGR, from the coding sequence ATGAAGCGGACCAACACCTTTGAGGTAGTTCCGCAGTCCGACGCGGACAAGGAATTACTTCGACACCTGTTGGACGCTTCTGCCGCTCTCTGGAATGAGATCAACTACGAGCGCCGCGAGAACTACGCCGACCCAGACGGCGAAGTGTGGGAAATCAGCGAGTATCGGGGCCGCTACGGCGGCACGCTCGGTGCGTCCACGGTACAGCAAATCGAACGGAAGAACCGCGAAGCGTGGAAGTCATTCTTCGCACTCAAAAAGAAGGGCGAAGCCAACGGCAGACCTGGATACTGGGGAAATGCCGATGACGGCCGCGAACTCCGCACGTACATCCGTAATACATCATACTCCATCGAGTGGGGCGAACACTCCCGGCTCGAAATCCTCGTCGGTCAAGACGTCAAAGACGAGTACGGGCTCGGATACTGCGAACGACTTAGTCTCGAAGTTCGGGGAGACCCCAACTGGAAGGAGTACAACAAGCAAGGCCGGTTAGAGTTGTTCTGGGACGAGAACGCACAGACATTCAGGGCTTTTCAGCCAGTCACGATTAACACTTCTAGACTGGCACACCCACTGGCTTCGGAAGAAGCCGCGCTGGATATTGGTGCAAACAACCTCGTCGCCTGTACGACCACGACTGGCCAACAGTACCTGTACGAAGAGTCCGACCTGTTTGAGCGCTTCCGCAAGACGACGCGAGAAATCGCTCGGCTCCAGTCGCTTTTGAGCGACGGACAATACAGCAGTCACCGCATCCGACGGCTGTATCGACGCCGGACGCGACGCCGGGACCACGCCCAAGACGCGCTTGTACGGGACCTAATTGAACAGTTGCACACCGAGGGCATCTCAACGGTGTACGTCGGTGCGTTGAGGAATGTACTGGATGCGCACTGGTCAGTTCGGGCCAACGCCAAGACGCACAACTTCTGGGCGTTCCGCGCGTTCGTGAAGCGGCTGGCTTGTACCGCCGAGGAATACGGCGTTTCCGTGGAAGTGCGCTCGGAAGCGTGGACTTCCCAAGAGTGTCCGCAGTGCGGTTCGACCGACCGCACGACGCGCCACCACGATACACTCACGTGTCCGTGCGGCTTCGAGGGACATGCCGACCTCACCGCATCCGCGACGTTCCTGAAGCGGCAGCAGAACCCTTCGAGTCCTGCTCAGCAAACGAGACTCAGTATGCCTCATAACAGGCAGACGAACGTAGCACGGCCGATGGCACGGCCTGTGCGCCTCAAGTGGGACGACCACGAATGGTCAGAGTCACCACACTCTTGTTCCAACGAGGAGCGCACGAACCCGCAAGTTGCCTCCGTGGGTCGGTAA